Sequence from the Candidatus Methylomirabilota bacterium genome:
GGCGCGCGATCTCCTGCGCCTGCGCGTCCTGCGCGTTCTTCATGTCGGCCAGCGTGACCCTGGCCGGCGGCGCGTCCTGGGGTGTTTGAGCGCCGCGACCAGTCGTGCAGCCGGCAAGTGCGGCCGCGGCCACGCCGCAGAGCAGCGCGCGGACGGAGAGTGAGAGCATCACGGGCACCGTAGCACCCGCCTCCACGCCAAGTCAATGTCGCGGCGCGCGCGCCCGGCAACTTTGACTCGGCGGGGCCTTTTCGCTAGCATGCGCACATGTCCGACACCGCTTGGCCCTTCTACGTCTCGGCAGTGCTCGCAGGCGCAGCGTTCGGCTACGTCATCCAGCGCGGCGGCTTCTGCCTCATGCGGGCGCTGGCCAACCTGTTCCTCATGGGCGACGCGGCCATCGCGCGCGCGTACGTGCTGGCCCTCCTCGTCGCCATGGCCTCCGTGCAGGCGCTCTCCGCCGCCGGGCTCGTCGAGTTCCCCATCAGGCCGTTCCACTGGATGTCGAACTGCATCGGCGGGCTCGTCTTCGGCGTGGGCATGGTGCTGGCCGGCGGCTGCTCGGGCAGCACGTGGTACCGCGTGGGCGAGGGCGCGGTCGGCGCGTGGGTCATCCTGCTGGGCTTCGCGATGGGCGCCACGACGGTGAGGCTGGGCTTCCTTTCCCCTCTACGCTCCGCTCTCCAGGTCCCCACGATCACGATCGGCGACGCGCCGCCCACTCTCGCGACGGCGCTCGGCGTCTCCCCGTGGCTCGTGATCGCCGCGCTGTGGCTCGTGGGCGGCATCTGGCTCGCGCGGGCGCGCGGGCAGCCGCAGCACGGCAAGTGGCCCTGGCACGTCACCGGCGCGGCGGTCGGCGTCCTCATCGCCGCCGGCTGGTGGGCGTCGACCGTTGGCGAGCGGCCCGTCGGGCTGACCTTTGCTGTCAACACCGGCGAGCTCCTGACCTACCCGCTGGTCGGGTTCCCCAACCGCGTCAACTGGAGCATGGTCATGCTGGTGGCCGTACCGGTCGGCGCTTTCGCCGCCGCGTGGCCGTCGGGCGATTTCCGCTGGAAGCTGCCGCCCGGGTGGTCCCTCGTGAAGATCTTCTCCGGCGGGCTGCTCATGGGGGGCTCGGCGATTCTCGCCGAGGGATGCAACATCACGCAGGGGTTGACGAACGGATCCACGCTCGCGCTCGGAAGCCTCGTCACCCTCGCCTCCATGCTCGTCGGAGGCTGGCTGACCCTTCGCGCTCTCTACGGCACGACGCGCTGATCGGTCCTAGCGGACCTCGCGAAGCAGAATGACCGGGACGGTTCCGCCCGCCTCGACCGTCGTATCGCCCGGCACGACAGCCAGACCGTCGGCGGCGACCATGGAGCGCAAGATCCCCGAGCTCTGATCGCCCGTCAGCCGCGCGCGATAGCCGCTGTCCTCGCCCACGGACAGCGTCACGCGAAGGTAGCCGCGGCGCCTTCCCGGGTTGGCGATCGGCGCTTCCGCGCGCGCCCCAACGACGGGCCGCTGGAGCCTTGTGTGACCGCCGAGCCTCAGGAGGGCGGGGCGCACGAAGAGCTCGAAGGTGACCATGGCCGAGACCGGGTTGCCCGGCAGCGCGAAGACGGGCAGCGCGCGCTTGCCCGCGGATGGAATGGTCGCGAAGGCGATGGGCTTGCCGGGCCGCATGTCCACGAGCCAGAGGTGCTGCTCCGCGCCGAGACGCTCGAGCGCGGCCTTCACGAAGTCGTGCTCGCCGACCGAGACGCCCGCCGAGGAAATCACCAGATCGCAGTCGAGGCCCCAGCGGAGTCGCGTCTCGATGTCTCCCAGCCGGTCAGCGGCCACTCCCAATGAGATGGGCTCACCGCCCGCCTCGTCGATCTGCGCCATCAGCGAATACGTATTCGAGTTCAAGATCTGCCCCGGTCCCGGGTGCCCGCCCAGGTCCACGATTTCGTCGCCCGTGGACAGGACGCCGACCCGCGGCCGCCGGAGCACGCGCACCTGGGAGCGGCCGAGCGCCGCCAGCAGACC
This genomic interval carries:
- the glp gene encoding gephyrin-like molybdotransferase Glp encodes the protein MIPVEEALERILARVGVLGDEQVPLTRALRRVLAESVVSSLDVPPWPNSSMDGYALRSADTREASTGAPIRLSVSGRVAAGHVTDRAVGAGEAFRIFTGGPVPEGADSVIPQEDVSKDGGAIVVSRPVKTGDFIRPQGEDMRAGDGVLERGRLLGPAEIGLLAALGRSQVRVLRRPRVGVLSTGDEIVDLGGHPGPGQILNSNTYSLMAQIDEAGGEPISLGVAADRLGDIETRLRWGLDCDLVISSAGVSVGEHDFVKAALERLGAEQHLWLVDMRPGKPIAFATIPSAGKRALPVFALPGNPVSAMVTFELFVRPALLRLGGHTRLQRPVVGARAEAPIANPGRRRGYLRVTLSVGEDSGYRARLTGDQSSGILRSMVAADGLAVVPGDTTVEAGGTVPVILLREVR
- a CDS encoding YeeE/YedE family protein yields the protein MSDTAWPFYVSAVLAGAAFGYVIQRGGFCLMRALANLFLMGDAAIARAYVLALLVAMASVQALSAAGLVEFPIRPFHWMSNCIGGLVFGVGMVLAGGCSGSTWYRVGEGAVGAWVILLGFAMGATTVRLGFLSPLRSALQVPTITIGDAPPTLATALGVSPWLVIAALWLVGGIWLARARGQPQHGKWPWHVTGAAVGVLIAAGWWASTVGERPVGLTFAVNTGELLTYPLVGFPNRVNWSMVMLVAVPVGAFAAAWPSGDFRWKLPPGWSLVKIFSGGLLMGGSAILAEGCNITQGLTNGSTLALGSLVTLASMLVGGWLTLRALYGTTR